The Hyphomicrobium sp. MC1 genome window below encodes:
- a CDS encoding efflux RND transporter periplasmic adaptor subunit, which produces MNALIRGTAPVAALAAATGAGIWAGQTNLLKLPLTPAAVITEARAEESRPVIYYRDPDGKPLYSPTPKTTDDGRPYIAVHVGEDGTSSSPTAKPETKPVDSGGTRKIKFYRNPMGLPDTSPVPKKDSMGMDYIPVYEGEDSDDGSIKVSAGKIQRTGVETVAVTRRPLVRTIQAPGVVQLDEQRIAVLAPRFDGYVVSVGPVTTGTHVMKGDALAKVFGQEVLNQAARLLIEQTWTKIDEASELPGLKGPAGVVGATRRLQNLGVPEEFMDEVKRERSVPDTFTYRSPIDGYVLERNWSDGQGFKAGDVGFRIADVSVVWMMADVAEGDINGVKPGEPVTVTARARPGRTFKGKVTVIYPQLNKETRTIPVRIELPNSDLALLPDMYGDVDISTGNATTLTVPSSAVIDSGNRQVVLVDLGNGRYEPREVKLGRRGDGYIEVMSGVVEGDRVVSNGNFLIDAESNLQSALKGFETHQTTEASQ; this is translated from the coding sequence ATGAACGCCTTGATAAGGGGAACGGCTCCCGTCGCAGCGCTAGCGGCTGCGACGGGAGCTGGTATTTGGGCGGGTCAAACAAACCTGCTCAAACTTCCGCTGACTCCCGCAGCGGTCATTACCGAAGCGCGCGCCGAGGAATCGCGGCCTGTCATTTATTACCGCGATCCCGACGGCAAGCCGCTCTATTCGCCGACACCCAAAACGACCGATGACGGCAGGCCTTACATTGCTGTTCATGTCGGTGAAGACGGGACATCGTCTTCACCGACAGCAAAGCCGGAAACGAAACCTGTCGACAGCGGCGGCACCAGGAAAATCAAATTCTACCGCAACCCCATGGGCCTGCCAGACACATCGCCCGTGCCGAAAAAGGATTCGATGGGGATGGACTACATTCCCGTCTACGAAGGCGAGGATAGCGACGACGGCTCCATCAAGGTTTCAGCCGGCAAAATTCAACGTACGGGCGTTGAGACCGTCGCGGTAACGAGACGACCGCTGGTCAGAACCATCCAGGCACCTGGTGTGGTGCAGCTTGATGAGCAACGCATTGCCGTGTTGGCGCCGCGGTTCGACGGGTACGTCGTGTCGGTTGGACCGGTAACGACAGGCACACATGTCATGAAAGGTGACGCGTTGGCTAAGGTGTTCGGCCAAGAAGTCTTGAACCAAGCCGCGCGCCTGTTGATCGAGCAGACTTGGACGAAAATTGACGAAGCATCCGAGCTCCCAGGACTCAAAGGACCTGCCGGCGTCGTCGGAGCCACACGTCGACTGCAGAATCTCGGCGTGCCGGAAGAATTCATGGACGAGGTGAAGCGTGAGCGGAGCGTGCCAGACACATTCACGTATCGCTCCCCCATTGACGGATATGTCCTCGAACGGAACTGGAGCGATGGACAAGGCTTCAAAGCCGGCGATGTTGGCTTCCGGATCGCCGATGTTTCGGTCGTGTGGATGATGGCTGATGTTGCCGAAGGCGACATAAACGGCGTGAAGCCAGGAGAACCCGTGACGGTCACGGCGCGCGCGCGTCCAGGCCGCACATTCAAAGGCAAAGTCACAGTCATCTATCCGCAATTGAACAAGGAGACGCGTACAATTCCAGTGCGGATCGAACTGCCAAACTCGGACCTGGCACTGCTTCCGGACATGTACGGCGACGTCGATATCTCCACCGGTAATGCTACCACGCTAACCGTGCCGTCGAGTGCAGTGATCGACAGCGGAAATCGACAGGTCGTTCTCGTTGATCTCGGTAACGGTCGCTATGAGCCCCGAGAAGTGAAGCTCGGTCGGCGCGGCGACGGCTATATCGAGGTCATGAGCGGCGTTGTGGAAGGGGATCGTGTCGTCTCCAACGGCAACTTCCTCATCGACGCCGAAAGTAATTTGCAATCGGCATTGAAGGGCTTCGAAACGCACCAAACGACGGAGGCCAGCCAATGA
- a CDS encoding FixH family protein, which yields MQRRSLRAAALGVALLMGMAASALADTKDYEFQLLDKEVKQGAAVISVKLVHKPSGRAVADAVIFAKRIDMGPDGMEAMTAPIEAVSSTEPGVYKFKTDLGMAGQWALSLGAKVQGETGTVENKLVVKAVQ from the coding sequence ATGCAACGTCGTTCATTGCGTGCGGCTGCCCTCGGCGTCGCGCTTCTCATGGGCATGGCCGCTTCGGCCCTTGCCGACACTAAGGACTACGAATTCCAGCTCCTGGACAAGGAAGTGAAGCAGGGCGCTGCCGTCATTTCGGTGAAGCTCGTGCACAAGCCGTCCGGCCGCGCAGTCGCTGACGCTGTGATCTTTGCCAAGCGTATCGATATGGGTCCTGACGGTATGGAAGCGATGACCGCGCCAATCGAGGCGGTTTCGTCGACGGAACCCGGTGTCTACAAGTTCAAGACCGATCTCGGCATGGCCGGCCAATGGGCGCTCTCACTTGGCGCGAAGGTGCAAGGCGAGACTGGCACAGTCGAAAACAAGCTCGTCGTCAAGGCCGTCCAATGA
- a CDS encoding cold-shock protein, which yields MQTGTVKWFNSQKGFGFIQPEDGGNDVFVHISAVERAGLGNLSEGQKVSFDVVADRRSGKSSADNLRAV from the coding sequence ATGCAAACTGGAACCGTGAAGTGGTTCAATAGCCAAAAAGGCTTTGGCTTCATCCAACCTGAAGACGGCGGCAACGACGTATTCGTCCATATCAGCGCGGTAGAGCGTGCAGGTCTGGGAAACCTAAGCGAAGGGCAAAAAGTCTCTTTTGACGTTGTTGCCGATCGCCGTAGCGGCAAGTCTTCCGCAGATAACCTTCGCGCCGTGTAA
- a CDS encoding FYDLN acid domain-containing protein, with product MCTSLQRRREVTNMLPSHVVTRSALQTKRGTKQTCGNETCGSRYYDLMSLQPACPHCGTISNTSSIVRVDFETLGKQRPGRFKRPPEPTKPQAKVPINDVDESGMADESAEKESEIPSPSEDLLIEIEDDDEVEAPQASTDDMA from the coding sequence ATGTGCACGTCGCTCCAACGCCGGCGAGAGGTAACGAATATGCTCCCAAGTCACGTCGTCACAAGATCCGCCCTGCAGACTAAGCGCGGGACAAAGCAGACTTGCGGAAACGAAACCTGTGGCAGCCGATACTATGATCTGATGAGCCTGCAGCCAGCTTGTCCGCACTGCGGCACGATTTCCAACACCTCGTCGATCGTTCGGGTCGATTTCGAGACGCTCGGAAAACAACGGCCAGGTAGGTTCAAACGTCCGCCAGAGCCAACAAAACCTCAGGCCAAAGTCCCAATAAACGACGTCGATGAGTCGGGAATGGCCGATGAGAGCGCCGAGAAGGAATCAGAAATCCCGTCGCCTTCTGAAGATCTTTTAATTGAGATCGAAGATGACGACGAGGTGGAAGCACCACAAGCCTCCACCGACGATATGGCTTAG
- a CDS encoding DUF2188 domain-containing protein: protein MKNDFIRVTRRSDGAWAVFRGSQGLALLAFRVKAHAVAYARAISFSRKLALFVDDKFGIGVRQSSSSLTYPRILN from the coding sequence ATGAAAAATGATTTTATTCGCGTCACGCGACGCAGTGACGGCGCTTGGGCCGTATTTCGCGGCTCCCAGGGTCTCGCGCTGCTTGCATTCAGAGTGAAAGCCCACGCGGTGGCTTACGCACGTGCGATTTCGTTTTCGCGTAAGCTGGCGCTTTTTGTCGACGATAAATTTGGAATTGGAGTTCGGCAGTCGTCTTCAAGTCTCACCTACCCGAGGATTCTCAACTAG
- a CDS encoding succinylglutamate desuccinylase/aspartoacylase family protein, with protein sequence MSPNKIDRRDFMTHSIALAGTSAIIASDAVAAASEETAKTVGSNSETVFTGESIQGKKVVSRLNVDDLEPGRKHFLYFQGVETPGGQHWYVSVVVAKGVRPGKRFTLTSGVHGDEMSSIQTVQTVIDRLDPAQMSGTVMAVLDIARPAVESMQRRWPNSGRGTDLIDMNREWPGDENGASATSRHAGLLFNRLLKPNSDLAIDFHTGTTGLEVAAFLIGDRHLPDVKTMADLYPVGLMWDDAAYPGVLHNAFVDVGIPCFTPEVGAARILDRDMIALFVEGTLNVLKHYGVVSGPIGRTAADAKMLIGNAAFPIIATHGGLVEFHAKLDEDVKAGQTIAVQRNMFGEVVAEYTTAVNGKLAAYRTDASSDPGNVLAFILFSQPGAPQHEGVHADTEKSYPE encoded by the coding sequence ATGTCGCCTAACAAGATTGATCGTCGCGATTTCATGACCCATTCGATTGCCCTCGCCGGCACCTCTGCAATCATCGCCAGCGACGCTGTCGCGGCGGCTTCTGAAGAAACTGCGAAGACTGTTGGCTCAAACTCGGAAACCGTTTTCACGGGCGAGTCTATCCAAGGCAAGAAAGTTGTCAGTCGGCTGAACGTCGACGACCTCGAACCGGGTCGAAAACATTTTCTCTATTTCCAAGGCGTTGAGACGCCTGGCGGCCAGCACTGGTACGTCTCCGTTGTCGTTGCCAAGGGCGTTCGGCCCGGCAAGCGCTTCACCCTGACCAGCGGCGTGCACGGCGACGAGATGAGCTCGATCCAAACGGTCCAGACGGTGATCGACCGGCTGGATCCGGCGCAGATGTCAGGCACAGTCATGGCCGTTCTCGACATTGCACGCCCGGCCGTCGAAAGCATGCAGCGCCGCTGGCCCAATTCGGGGCGCGGGACCGATCTCATCGACATGAACCGGGAATGGCCGGGAGACGAGAACGGCGCAAGCGCCACAAGCCGTCACGCGGGCCTTTTGTTCAATCGCCTCCTGAAACCGAACTCCGACTTGGCGATTGATTTCCACACCGGCACGACCGGTCTGGAAGTCGCTGCTTTCCTCATCGGGGATCGCCACCTCCCCGACGTGAAGACCATGGCCGACCTCTATCCCGTCGGCTTGATGTGGGATGACGCGGCTTATCCGGGCGTCTTGCACAACGCGTTCGTCGACGTCGGCATTCCATGCTTCACGCCGGAAGTCGGAGCGGCGCGCATCCTCGATCGGGATATGATCGCCCTGTTCGTCGAAGGGACCTTGAACGTCCTCAAACATTATGGCGTCGTTAGCGGGCCTATCGGCCGAACCGCGGCAGACGCAAAAATGCTCATTGGCAACGCCGCGTTTCCAATCATTGCTACGCATGGGGGCTTAGTCGAATTTCACGCAAAGCTCGACGAGGACGTCAAAGCTGGTCAGACCATCGCCGTGCAGCGGAATATGTTTGGCGAAGTGGTCGCCGAGTATACCACCGCGGTGAATGGCAAATTGGCCGCCTATCGCACCGACGCCTCGTCAGATCCCGGCAACGTGCTGGCGTTCATACTATTTAGTCAGCCGGGCGCACCACAGCACGAAGGCGTTCATGCCGACACTGAAAAATCCTATCCCGAGTAA
- a CDS encoding helix-turn-helix domain-containing protein — protein MTSTHKKVRSLTRRNTVAPTDNASRTAEDALRAIDGRWKLRILFNLNATPVMRFSELERAIPEVTQKMLAQQLRELERDGLVARTIHQEVPPKVEYALTQWGQDLCPALDALRAWASLGSRPATK, from the coding sequence ATGACAAGTACGCACAAAAAAGTAAGGTCCCTTACCCGCCGCAATACCGTTGCCCCAACAGATAATGCTTCGCGCACTGCCGAAGATGCGCTGAGGGCGATTGATGGCCGGTGGAAGCTGCGCATCCTTTTCAACCTCAACGCCACTCCCGTGATGCGCTTCTCGGAACTCGAACGCGCAATTCCCGAGGTCACCCAGAAGATGCTCGCTCAACAGTTGCGGGAACTCGAGCGCGACGGTCTGGTCGCGCGAACGATTCATCAGGAAGTCCCGCCTAAGGTCGAATACGCACTGACGCAGTGGGGACAAGATCTTTGCCCGGCGCTGGACGCCTTGAGAGCGTGGGCTTCACTCGGAAGTCGGCCCGCAACAAAGTGA